The genomic stretch aaagcaaaacagaagatGGTAGCTGGGACAATTTCCCAAAGAGCAGACAAAATATaacaaatcatctttttttttttttttccttctgaattccCCTGGTTGAAAAAGTTTTGATCTTACCTTCATATGAAACCATCAGAGACTCTGGAAAGCCAAGCTCATCATTTTTTCCTTGTCTAGTCAAGGAAAGCCTCCCTGGCACACGGGAGGGTCAGAAAGCCTCATGGGAAAGGGGTCCACCCTCTACCCTTCCCAACAGCATTTTCTGTGGTTTATTGGCTGGCTGCATAGGTCTAGTCTAGCACACCACCCCACAGCCATCCATGTCACAGTGGATCAagttggttgaaaaaaaaaaaaaaaaactgtttcagtCCCAATCATGATTCCTAAGGAGCCTACAGACGAATGAGCCTCCCTCTGAATCACACAGAATGCTAGAAGGGACCTAGGGAACTCTAGCTTCCTCTGTGCTTTACAGATGAGACAGGCCCAGGAAAGGGACAGGGCTGTCAGTATGTCACCCTACTAGTGAGCCACCAAATCACCATAATCCTGCAGGCAGACTTTGATGCTGAGAAACCTGGCTTGCACAGTCCTGCTGCAATTGGGACCACCTCTCtgacagcaaaataaaaacaaacaggtcTCTTGAGTAATCATTTTAAATCACTGCCAAGGAGAACTCAAAACTGCTACTGATTCTTTCCTCCTGTTACATTCTTTGGTGAAAACTGACACATCGTCACTGTTTTTTCAACTGTTGTTAGAACGCAAGAGCTTTCTCAGCATCAATGCCTTCCTGCTAGGGGGTTTCCAAGTgtcacacctgggtggctcccggTTCCTCTGCATTTCCAGTATTGGGTATTTGGTAGATCTGCAAAGTCTTTTAGAGTCAGTAATTTGCTTCATAATTACGTTTTAATATCTTCATAATACAGCGTTGAACTTAAGCAGCAACACAGGCCAACACTAGTTCAagaaagctcttttaaaaaggttttccTTAATTAATTGAATCCACCGCATTCGCTCTCAGTTTTCTACAAAAGGAGACCGGAAAACCGTACTGTCCAGAGCAgtgcaatgggggggggggggggggggggggggcgaaagTGAAAAAACCTTTCAGCTTAACGCACCGCCTGTTTCCTTCCCAGGGGCCACCCACCTCCATCAGCAGGACGCTGGGGAAGAGGGTCAGGATTGGGAGCCCCAGGCGGGGTCAGAGGAATAAGGACCCCACAGGCGAATGAGCATCGTACCTTTCCGGGCCTGCTGGATGTACCTGGCCAGCAGGGCGCCCAGGTGCGCGCGGGGCTCGCCGTCCACCTTCTGCACTGCCCTCAGCTGCCTCCGGGGCGCCTCGTCCTCCCGCTGCGCCCCCGGGCCCGCCGGGTCGGCCGGGACGGGCTGCGCCAGGGCGCCCGCCGCCAGCACCGCGAGCAGCACGCACAGGCACACGCCGCCGTTCATGGCTGCGGGACAGCAATGGGACAGGGGACGTGAACGACAAGGCGGGGGGCCTCGCGGGCTCCGGCGGAGGCGCGGGGGGCTCAGTGCAAGCGCGCGGGGCTCCGGCCGCGCCCGCCGGTGCAAGGCAGGGGCTCGCCAGGCAGGGGCTCGCCAGGCAGGGGCTCGCCAGGCGCCGCGGGGCACGCGGCGGCCACAGCCCGCTGTGTGCTTGGGACGAGCCCCACCGGTGCCCGGTACCGACGGGGCCCCGGCCTTCCGCCTGGGCTGGCAGAGAAatgtcttctgttttcctttagtTTCAGAAAGTGTTGTTAGAGCGCCCGTCTTGTAACTGGAAAGGCAAGAGTTAAAGCTGCTGAGAGCCAAGaagctttggggggggggggggcgggaataaAGGGTGAAAAAGAGAGGAGCGCAGCTTAAAATGCAGGAGCGAGAAATTAAGGCGGTGTTCCTAAAGTGCCGTTAGGGTGCACGCGGCAGCCGGCAACAACTGCGCTGCAAAACCCAAAGGGCTGTTAAGAATCAGAAATAAGCGCTTGGTCTTCCGTGGTTGGCaaagcgccgccgccgccgccgccgtcgagGTCCACGAGCAGATAGGACACCCGCACTTTTCTCTCCCCAAAGCCTTGACATTTCCTGCAATATCTAGAAAGTGAATTTGAATCTTAAAGCCCCTTGGGAGTCTACTGAGGAGACTGCCGGGTGCACCGCGCCTCCGTGGAACACCCGGCAGAGCCCAGGCCGCGTGCTGGTCCTAGCCACTAGCAGCTAATCCCGGCGCGGCGCGGGCAGGGCGCGGGCAGGGCGCGGGCAGGGCGCGGGCAGGgcgcgggcagggcgcggggGCCAAGCCGGCTCGGGACCCCCCAGCCGctctgcccgccccgccccctctgcTGTTTCTGACTTCAAGAAAGGTCTTCCGAGCTGTCTGTCGGgaagaagatacagaaaacaggaaaCAGGTGGAGGCGGCACAAGACTGCGGACCGCATTCTCGCACCACCTCGAGGGCCGGGAACCTACCTCGTGGGCTAGAAGCGCAGACGCGGCGGTCGGCGGTCGGTGGTCGGCGCGGCCCGGGAGCGGCGGGGGAGCCCAGCCAGGTGCAGGTGGGCCCGCGGCCGCCCCTTAAATAGGCGCTCCCGGCGCCGCCGGCCGGTGACGCAGCCCCGCGGCTGCACGCGCGCGCTCAGGGGCGGCCGCTGGGGCGACGAGGGGCGGCGGCTCCGGGAGCGGGGGGCGGCGGCCAGCGGagacccgccccgccccggggtgCAGCCCGCCTCCCCGGCCGAGGGCCTTCCCGTCCCGGTTCCGTCCCGCGCCCTCGCCCTTTCCTGTGCCCGGGTGGGACTCCCAGGTGTCGGGACCCCCCCCCGGGATGGAGGAGCTGCCCAGTTAGGTCGGCCCTGGGGACcggaggggccccggggggccAGGGCCGGGCTGGGGAACTGGGCCGGGCTGGGTGTCTGCAAAGTGTAACtcggagctggggctggggggtggggggcgaggggggtTGCGCCCCGCTTGGAGCAGCTCAGGCAGCTCTGGGCTTGTTGTGGTTTGTTGTTTGTTCGGATCACTGAgtgggcttcctgggggagggaggggtcctCACTTTCTTCTCGGCCGCGTGAGAAGCCCTGGAGGTTCCCCAGGATTCCGAGGGCAGGTGTTCCCGGGTCGGTGAAAGGGCTTCGGCCTGGGCGGGCCGGTGGGGTAGCTGTAGAGCGAGGGGGACACCTCGGGACTTCGCTCGGGGCTTGGGAAAGGGCCGCTTGCCTCCGGGTCGCCGACCAGTGGCGCCAGGGTGCCCCGAAGAGCCCTGCGCCGCGGCCCATCCCCTCTCCCCCGCCGCCGAGCTCTCACACCCCGCGGGACCCCCGCCCGGCACGGCTCGCGGCTCCGACGGGGCTTCGCCCGGTCACTGACCGCCCGCGGGCCCCCCGCGTCCTCCCCGGGGCCGTCGCGCCCCTGGCTGCCGTCTGGGTTGGCGCTCAAGTCCCCCGCAGCTGGGCGAAAGGCACTGCcgaccccatttcacagatggcaAACCGAGGCTCGAAGAGCTGCGCCCAGCCGGGACTGCCCTGGCCGAGTCCTcccgggggcgcctgggtggctcagtggtgagcggCTGCTTCGGCTCAGACTGATCCGCGggcgggggatcgagtcccgcatcggggtccccgcagggagcctgcttctcccttggcctgtgtctctgcctctctctgtgtgtctctcatgaataaacaaataagatcttaaaaaaaaaaaaaaaaaaaaaaagaaaagaaaagaagaagaatcttcCCAGCCCGAGACCTCGGGGTCACATCTGTCCCTTGTCCAGCCCCGGAGCCCTTcattcctctcctcctttccctcaagAAGGACTTGGAAGTGCCTTTTTCAAAACTGGCACCTGTACTCAGCTGTAGGGGTCCCTATATGGGCAGGACTGTGAGGACTCTTGCATGGGGGCATGGAGGttagggtgggggtggctgggagaGCTTGGTGGGGAGACACTTCTGGTTGCATCCCCTTTTCTAAACTCTAGAGGCTGCTGTATTTCTGCAACCTACAGGCAACATTTTTGAAACAGCAGCAGATAAGATGTTTTCCAGTGGTTTTTCCACAAGGCTGCTAAGGGGTGTGTAGTTCAGTTGCAGGAACTAGTTTTATTTGTGACTGTGGCCAAGGCATTTCTGGGAACATAAACTTGCTACAAAACAGAATCACCTAAAAGGCTTGTTCAGATATCCTGAGTCTCTGATTCTGAGGTGGGGCCCAAGAATCTCCCATTCTAACAAGTTCCTCAATGATGCGCCTGCGGGTGAGCCCCTGAACGcactttaagaaccactgctATAGAATTTCCCTGTGGTAAGCCAGTGACTTAATACCCTTCCTTCCATCCacttaattaataattaatatttattgaacagttgCTTTGTGCCAAGCATTGGGGATGCAGCATGAACAATGATGACAATATGATGGGGGGGCAGAAAAAACAAGTAAACAGACAACCCCCTAGTGATTCTGATGTATTTGGGGGACTATCGGGGTGCAGGAGGTGGGAGATGATCCCAGAGAAGTATTTTtgggggtttttaaaaaatatttatttatttatttatttgaggggggccACAAGTGAGTGCTTtagagtgggggggaggggcagaggaagaaggagagagagaaatcctcaagcgggctccatgctcagcagggggctccatcccaggaccctaagatcaagacctgagccaaaatcaagatacagtcgctcaactgacagagccacccaggtgtcccccagagAAATGTTTTGttgagggggagcagaggaaggagactcTGACTTTAGAAAGATGAGTCTGGTTGTAATGTGAGAAGCATTCCAAGTGGGGAGAAGCTGTAAGTCTGGATCTATTAGGAGGGCCAGATGGGATAAAGATAGATTTATATTTTGGTTTACAATGGATTATGAAGCCTATTAGTTATTATGAAACATATCAAACATTATCAAAGCAATGTGTTCATTAGAGGTAATTCAAAAAATCAGTAAAAGtagagtaaagaagaaaaattccatTATCCCGGGACAGCCACTGTTAACCTCTTGATGTCAGAGAAGCTTGTAGAGGCAATGAAACTAGGTGACTGAGGCTGACACTGGGGCTCTGTGTTGTGAGACAAGTGGGTAGGTGGAGTGTTACCCAAGACCAGGAGTTCAGGTGTGAGGGCCGGGTATGGGGTTGAGGTAGGTAATCTAACATAAGATTGAACTCATTGCTTGTGTGTGGATGTCCCAGTAACAGGTTGAGAATGAGCCCTAAGCTCAAGACATAGAGGCACTGGAAGTGTGGACCAGAGTCTTTGGGTGGAGGGTGACTGCCAGCCTAGCGGGTGCCTAGGAGGGCAGGTGAATAAGTGGACACCTCTAGGCACATTGAGAGCAAGACGGTGAGTGGAGAAGAGGGAGCTGAGACACCAGAGTAAGGTGGTCAAGACACCAGAGTAAAAATGCCTTAAGAAGAAGCCAAAAATGACAAGGATtatcagaagctggaagaagggCTTATGCAGTGGACCTTTATAACTTGCTATAAAGTTGTAGCCACTTCACCTCTAGGAATTGAATTCTGAGCAGGGATATATTATAGAAGATTctctgggaaaataaaaaggtaaaagggGTCTGAACTCCATGACCATACTAATAAGTCTTCCTTCTTAATGGGTCAGAGGGTACTAATAACTCTGACCACTTCTAAAGCAAGATGTGCCTGGGCCCCCCCACTTTTCCAGTTAATGCATGTGTTTATCTGCATTAAGGAGAATCCATTTATTCACTAAAGATACTTGCTTAATGCCCCTTAAGGTAGATGCTTTTGGTGACTTCACTACAGCTAATGTCCCACCTCTGGCTCTGGCTGTTGGGGGAGcgggaggagcctgatgcagggttcaatcccaggaccctgagatcatgacctgagccaaaggcagatgcttaactgactgagccacccaggtacccctagctGGATTTGGACTGGGTAGTTTTGAGCATTCAGACAGTGTTCCCATCTCAAGCTTTTAAAGCACCCCTTTGCAGTTCTCTGCCTCAAAACTCAAACCCAGAAGAGGTTTAGTCTGAAAGTACATGGGTCTTAACATCCCAGAGGACAACCCTCAATCAGTGGGGGATAGGAGCCCATTTCCTGTCCTCTGTGTGGACCATTCCCAGAAGCTTCTGGAATCTTCTTAAAGACCCTTTGCCTCTAACAGTAGCCTCCCTTtagctgaattttcttttttaaagattttgtttacttattatttatttaagagacacacagagagagagcacgaggtggggggcaggaggagcagaggaagagggagagggagaagcagacaccccactgagcagggagcctgatgcgtggctcaaccaggaccctgggatcatgacctgagccgaagacagatgcttaacctactgacccacccaggtgcccacagttgacttttcctcctcccctgccttaCTCCTCTCATTTCCTTACTTCTTGTATCTGGGGtcatctctcaaataaaccacTTGTCCCCAAAGTTTTCTCTAATTTCAAGAtaatcctacttaaaaaaatcaactgtcCATTAGGCACTGTTGGGATACAACAGGGAACAATACAGACCCTCTGTTTGTGGTGCTTCCATTCTAGTGGAGGAGATagataataaacaagaaaaatacttgTATATGCAATAGGTCATCAATGGGCACAAATGATTCTGAGAGAAGTAGATCAAGTAGAGGGTATGGGCAGAAGACTTGCAGGAACATATACAAACCCCTGCTTGACGTCCCTCTGTTCAGGCTCTTTGATACGTAGACCTCACTAGGTATGTTAAGGAGAAATGGTTTTGCTTTTCAGTACAAATGAACACAAAGGGGATTGTAATGAGAGTTTTCCTTGTTTGGAGGTTGTGGTTGTATTTTACCAAGTGTGAGATGGTAATTAAGTTTCACCCTAAGCCCATCCTCTTGtctcaggaaaaggaaaaaaacagatagtgccctctctgtctcccacctGCCAACGCCTCACCTCCTTACCACTGAGCGAGGCTCACCAGCTGAGGCCCCGAACTGCCCATGATGTGGAAGTTCCTTCATGCCATGCAGGGGGCTGAAAGCATGATGACCATATCCAGATGTGGCATTTGAAAGGGAGTAGTGGTGAGAGGGAATTGTTGCAATTAGGATTTTTAGTCCTGGGAGGTATCTCAAAGACATATGTCCATTCTTCACTTGCAGAAGACTGAGTGGAATTTCCAGGGATGTACTAGAGCCTCCTAATTTATTATTCACAGAATTTAAACTTGTTACTAGTAATTCCTCTTTAAAGGAGGTCAGGAGATTGTTTGCTCTGATTCAAAATACATTGGTTTGAAGGCTTTTTTTTGGGGTCTTAAGTATTTTCCCCTGGTACATATAGTAGAAATGCCATTAATTGTTCTGGAAACTTTCAAAGGCCCCCAGAGCCAGTGTTTCTGCTATCACCCAGAATGATCTGATTGAAAAGCAAGAAGTAGCTGTGGTCATTGGGAACAGTGCTTCCTTTCCTTAATGATGAGCTCCATTAGAATGTCTTGTCTTAGTTTCAGTGCTCACAAAAGTAGGGCTGAGACAGGCACCTGGGAGCAGGAAATTTATTTGGCAGTGATCTTAAGGAAGCAGGGTgaggggacaggggagagggaggacaaTCAAGTACACGTTGATGAGTGGGTTCCTGCTGTGGGGGCAGTCCCACTGGGGTCTCTGTGAGATACCTCATGGAACATGCCTCAAAACCAGCCCACCTGAGGCTGAGAGGAGAGCCTGGGGGATTTACCCACCGGCTCTGGTGCCCCATTGGTTGAGGGCTGCTCCAGGGATGACGGCTTCCTCTTCACTTCTAAATCGGCCTCCCTGCTCCTACAGGGCCAGAGAAAGTTCTCAggtagagaagagagaagatgatGGCTGAGGTAGGAATAGCTACCAGGGAGCCAAAGGGACTAgctgggctgctataacaaaataccatagactgggtggcttaaacaaaacACATTAATTTCTCATAGCCTGGAGGCTGAGAGGACCCAGGTCAGGGAGCCATCATGGTCAGGGGCCTGGTGAGAGGtttttttctgggttctcttccTGTCGTATCCTCgcatgatagagagacagaacAAACTCTatgattttgttctttgttaGGGCACCAATTCCAGCATGAGGACCTCGCCCTCACGATTACATCTAAACCTAATTTCCTTCAAAGGTCCAATCTCCTAATATCATCACAGTGGGGATTAGGGcatccatatgaattttgggaggacataaACATTTAGCCCATAGCAGACTGCAACATGCCTGcgtggaaaagaggaaaaatcctCTTTCACTGGCATTTCTGTAAGGTTACTGAAATCCTTTAAGTCTGGGGAATCCCCTAAACCTGGGACCTCTCATTCAAGGGTCACAAACCCAAACACCAACAGGTGAGCAAAACAGGCTACGGGTCAGAAGAGCAACAGCAACATCACAATGATAAATGTCAAAAGACTCTTGTGAGTGGTAGTTAATCCTCCTGGGGAACTCTCCAGGCAAGTGTAGAACTCACACTTCAGGGTTATCTTATCCAAGTGGGTGAGGGAGCTGGAGTATTTATACAACAACTCCAGCCAGTCACTGGTTGAGGGTGGTTCCCAGAAGGGGTGCATTAATTCCCTAGTGCTCGTGGCCCACTGGGTATATGGGCCAGAGGGGTTTCCAGCTCCCGTGGGAAGGCCTTACGGGGACAGCTACTGATGCTGGTTTTGGAAGCTGAGCCTGCACACACTATGCAGGTCGGGCCAGAGGGGTGATAGGTGGGGCAGTGACACTGCAGATTTACTCTTCTAATGCTTTGCTGACACTCAGTATTAGAGCTTACCATACTTTACCTTAATTTCCTACAACAGTCCTTGGTCCATAGTGGTTGCTCAATAAATCTATTGACTGACCTCTTCATCTATATGAATATCTCATTTGCCAGAGGACAGGACTGTGACTTCTGTGCTGGATGCATGAGAAgtgatcaataaacatttactgagtaaaCAACTCTTAGTTCAATGGACTGGATATACAAGCTGTCTATTGGTGAATGACAAGCTATTGGCTGACCCTGGGCTTGGTCACTGACTCCCAAATTGTCACAGGAATTGTTTTCAGTACCATTTCTTTTTGCCAGGGATATAAGAGCTGCCAGAAACAGGAGATCACCTCATGAATGGATAATAGGAATGGGGAGAGGTGAGCTCCCAGCCATTAGTCTCCATGCAGAACAAGCCTTTGCTTTTCAAACTAATACTGAAAAGCCAAGAGGAATGGTAGTTGCTGGGGAAACTGGCTGCCTATGTCCTCAGACCTGTCCCTTGGCTCACTTTCCTTTGTAGAGGTTTAGAAGAAGCTTCTATGGCCATACTCAGGAAAAGGTAATGAACAGACTCAAGTTCTTTGACCAGTAGTCTGGAGTCTTTGTAATCCTGCCAATTCAGCTTTCCTCTAAAGCTGGGGCTCCGCGTGACAGAGGACAAGGATGTATCCCTCTAGTGGTCTCAACACCCATCAGAGACACGGCCCACCTTAATAGCCCACCTGGTGCCCAGTGAAGGCCATTTCCCCTCCTTTGAGTTAATTCTTAGGGCCACAGCCTTTCCAGGATGACCTTATTAGGGAAAgctcttagtttttaaaaatgaactaaaatagtTTGAATATGTATTAAAGGCACATAATTCACAAATGAAAAGgtagaaaaaagtatataataaaaatgaagtcttCCCCTCACCTCATATTTCCATTCAGTTTCTCTTCCTCAGGGACAGAGTTCCTCTAGTTTTTAGTAAATTCTTCCAGAGTCTATGCACATACAAGTACATCAAATaagtgtctctctgcctctgtctctccctctctctgtcacacacacacaatgtccCGATAGAAGCACGTATTACATAATGTTCTCTACTTCacctttttttacttaaaatatatattgaagtcACTCTGTATTGTTGGAATAATTCTACCTCAAAATCTATAGAATATCCCTTTTATATGGCTGTGCCATAATTTGTCTAGCTAGTTCCCtattgataaaaatgtaaatagtttccagtattttctaattataacAGAAGCTTCTTGAATATACATCAATCTGCACATGTACAAAATTACTGATGGCATGAATTTATAGAATTACAGAATTAAGGGATATgtacatttaacattttgataaGTATTACCAAGTTCCCCCCACCCATAGCAATTGTTTCCAACTGTCAAGGACAGCATATTTATCTCTTCTTGCTGATGAATTCTTCAGCTCCAGCTACTTGGCCAGCTCCTCAGCCATGCCCACGGCATGAGAGCATTAGCTCTGAATGTAGAGAGCTGACCTCACTGAATGACTGGGATTTAAACTTTGAGCGATGGTCCTATTTGAATTCCAATGTGTGTAGGAGGCAAAAGTAGGAGGCACAACCAGTGTGGCTGGTTCTGCCCTCTAGGTGAGTTTTGGAAATGTATGGGGACTTTTTTTTGGGTCAGTACAATAGTAGGGAGCACAATGCCTACTGGCATTGGGGAGAGGGAATCAGGATGCTGGGTGCCTGGCAACCCCCTGGAGAGACAAGCACAtgttgaatgatacactggacatTCAAGTAGGTGAATAAAGCCTGTCTATAATGATGCAAGCCTAGGAGCCacctgggttgagcatctgtctttggctcaggtcatgattcagaggtcctgggatccatcccctcatcgggctccctgctcaggggagaatctgcttctccctctccctccctctgcttgtcctctcactcactcactcactcattctctcataaataaataaataaataaataaataaataaataaataaataaatttaaaaaattatgcaagCCTAGGAGATTGCTTCAtgcaacataaaaaaatatttttttttgactGAACTTTCCAAGAATGTGAGAACTGTTAAGTCAGGGGAAGATTGCCTCTTGttttgtttgggatttttaatAGGAGATGGccacattttgaaaaatcatgtCACCAGTCCCAAGGGTACTTGTGGTGTTTGAGCTCCCTATACATACCTACACTGGCCCACAAATCTGTTTTCCATAGACAAATTCCTATATTGTTTAACCTTTATTTcaaatagaaatgcaaagaaaaatgtttgtaatATTCAGTTGCAAATTGTGTTACTTGTATTAAGGCCAAACTGACTCACTCTAAATAGGTGTGAACATCTGACAATTTCCAGTCTTCTAATTAACTGTGTCTGATCATTTACATATTAAGATACAtatcattttattctaaattacTTTGATATTATGGAAGGCACTTTCTATCTACAATATGTTATATTTGTGAcagtattttgattttaaaaatattatgtgtaTAGGTGTGTTGTAAGAGTTATAAATGACATTtcaggctctttctctctctctctctatcaaataaataaataagtacatcttttattttattttttttttaattttttttaaatttttatttatttatgatagtcacagagagatagagagagagaggcagagacacaggcagagggagaagcaggctccatgcaccgggagcccgacgtgggattcgatcccgggtctccaggatcgcgccctgggccaaaggcaggcgctaaaccgctgcgccacccagggatccctataagtacatcttttaaaaaggggtcccctgggtggctcagtcagttatgcatctgctttcagctcaggtcatgataccagggtcctgggatggagcccatgtcctgctcctcagggagcctacttctccctctcctgctgctgctcctcctgcttgtgctctctccttctctgtcaaataaataaataaataaatcttttttttaaaatggtatttcagGACAGCAAAGAGAGCATGTGAAGTATTTGTTGTCCAAAGTGGGTGTTGAGTCAGATGGGGTTGGGATTTAGGCCTTAAGAGCATGGATGTTTAAAGCCTGCTCTACCTGTTTTTTGTTATCTTAATTCAATTAGGAGAAAGAGGGCAAAATTTGGGAGAGGGATTAAGGCAGGGGTCCCAGAAAGATGGGGTGCAGAGTGTAAGTGTGTGGAGGCCAAGAGGTCAGGCTGTGGTGCAGAGAGAGGGTAAGcacacatttcctctcctcaCCATGCTGAGCAATGGGTTTGCCTGCAATATCCAGCCTGCACGCACTTCTTGTGGACAAGCCTGAGATCTGAGGGTGGACAAGGAGGTTGGGGATTCCATTACTGAAATGGGCAGAGATCTGGGGTTTTAGGAAAGCAAGTTAGGCTATTTTGCATAAGGATAATGTTGAGCAATGTCCAAAGGACATATTGGTGGACAGGTAgcccaaaggaaaaagaggatATCATTTCATGTTAAAAAGCAGTGAACTTTGGGGATTTGTACCATAAATGTAAAAGttctatttagatttttattccttAAGGAATAGCACAAACCTGCAGCATAGgcaacaaaatgttaaaaattggcAGCCCAGAAATGAGGGATCTGCGCATATATTTTCCTAGCACCCATGATGATGAGTGAAAGAGAGTTTGTTTACCAGCTTCTGTGACTTCCCTGGAGATGGCTGGCAACAGACGGGCCTCCAGCTGAACGGGGAGCTTTGGGGTGCTGGGCCCAGGGGCTGCCGAGGACTTGCAAAGGAGTGAGAATATGAT from Vulpes vulpes isolate BD-2025 chromosome 11, VulVul3, whole genome shotgun sequence encodes the following:
- the LOC140594377 gene encoding uncharacterized protein; translated protein: MASDEALMSICEGLPYEETHRERQRHRPREKQAPCGDPDAGLDPPPADQSEPKQPLTTEPPRRPREDSARAVPAGRSSSSLGLPSVKWGRQCLSPSCGGLERQPRRQPGARRPRGGRGGPAGATPPARPGRSPFTDPGTPALGILGNLQGFSRGREESEDPSLPQEAHSVIRTNNKPQQAQSCLSCSKRGATPLAPHPPAPAPSYTLQTPSPAQFPSPALAPRGPSGPQGRPNWAAPPSRGGVPTPGSPTRAQERARARDGTGTGRPSAGEAGCTPGRGGSPLAAAPRSRSRRPSSPQRPPLSARVQPRGCVTGRRRRERLFKGRPRAHLHLAGLPRRSRAAPTTDRRPPRLRF
- the CCK gene encoding cholecystokinin, which encodes MNGGVCLCVLLAVLAAGALAQPVPADPAGPGAQREDEAPRRQLRAVQKVDGEPRAHLGALLARYIQQARKAPSGRMSVIKNLQNLDPSHRISDRDYMGWMDFGRRSAEEYEYPS